The following proteins are encoded in a genomic region of Balaenoptera ricei isolate mBalRic1 chromosome 14, mBalRic1.hap2, whole genome shotgun sequence:
- the LOC132347962 gene encoding sterile alpha motif domain-containing protein 1-like: MRAPTPARPRRAALGWGRRRQRPPGTSLCAGPRAAASQPHPRPGRQAPGAGRGGEGPDPGRCAGVSRGRRLGPGSPGPEEEPAPPPPPPAPPRSRGRAHRRRCRCSRCRFSATHRRDTRAGQPRQPPACRRCAPPELRAAPPAARLRVPTAPRASRHGPLRFPSRPRTKQLTCRRPPRPPQGGATPRIGPRALRSAGAELMT; encoded by the coding sequence ATGAGGGCCCCGACGCCGGCTCGGCCTCGGCGGGCGGCTCTAGGCtgggggcggcggcggcagcggccccCGGGAACAAGCCTTTGTGCTGGGCCCCGCGCGGCCGCCTCCCAGCCTCATCCCCGGCCGGGGAGGCAGGCTCCCGGGGCAGGGCGAGGCGGGGAAGGCCCCGATCCGGGGCGATGTGCAGGGGTCTCGCGGGGCCGCCGCTTAGGCCCGGGCTCGCCAGGTCCTGAGGAGGAGCCTGCGCCTCCGCCTCCGCCGCCGGCACCGCCGCGAAGCCGAGGCCGAGCccaccgccgccgctgccgctgctCCCGCTGCCGCTTCAGCGCCACACATCGCCGGGACACCCGCGCCGGACAGCCCCGCCAGCCGCCCGCTTGCCGGCGCTGTGCCCCGCCTGAGCTCCGGGCCGCCCCTCCTGCCGCCCGACTTCGTGTCCCCACGGCTCCACGTGCCTCTCGTCACGGTCCGCTGCGGTTTCCGAGCCGCCCCCGAACCAAGCAGTTGACTTGCAGGCGTCCGCCAAGGCCTCCCCAAGGTGGCGCCACACCCAGGATAGGCCCCCGGGCCCTCCGCAGCGCTGGCGCCGAGTTGATGACGTAA